The Porites lutea chromosome 9, jaPorLute2.1, whole genome shotgun sequence sequence CCACTTTGCATCGAGGAACGGTAATGTCCCTGTTGTAAGTGGTGGTTCTACACACGCAACATGGCCACTGAATGAGGACTACTGTAGGACTATGCTCCTGCTACACTGGCCAAGCTGGTTTGACATCCAAGAAGTGAAGGGGGATGCTGAATCTTGGATTGATCGCTTTAAGGACTTTTTTGCAAGTGATGACTGTCCAACATTTGTAAAGGCCCAAGTTGCTAAGGCACGGCGTTTTGCAGACCACCCACAAGAACCAGTATTTGAAGAGGATGAGGAAGATGATGCTGTCGAAGCAGAAGAACAACCAGACTGGGTGGGTGTATATGCAGGGCAGAACCAAATATATGAGGGTGTAGAGAGGGACtttgattatgatgatggtgGGGAGGACTATGACTGGAGCAGTACCCGTATCATTCTTCCTGAAGGAGAAGACCCaacaaaatggcttcaagaaagTATTAAAGCAGATGATGAACAGCAGACAGAAAGTGCAGACCTTGATTTACCTCAGGTGTGTCCATTATCTCTAAATGAAAATCAGAAAGCCATAGTGAGTCTAGTTTTGCTTGCCCTGTAcaactttgttgaaaacacTGAATATTAGCATCCTCTGCGGCTTGTTGTCTCTGGAACTGCTGGTACAGGAAAGTCGTATGTCATCAAGTGTCTCCAGAGGTTAgtgcggcaagtttttgaagCCAATGATGCAATACAGGTGATAACTCCAACGGGGAATGCTGCCTATCTTGTTCACGGCAGTACAGCTCACAGTTTTCTTGGAGTACCAACAGGTGGAAGGTCTGGCAATGAGTTGACTGTACCTACAGGTCCcttactagagaaaattcagaaaaagtgCGAAAATCTGAAAGTCCTGGTTGGTGATGAGCGATCAATGTTTGGACGTACAACAATGGGCTGGATGGAACAGCATGCACGTTATGCAGTGAACAAAGGAGCCAATGCAGATGAGTTATGGGGAGGGATTCCTGTGGCAGTGTTTATGGGAGATGATGTTCAGCTTCCTCCTGTGTGTGACACCCCCGTGTACACCTCAGATTGTCGTAGTGCACCATCTAACCACGGTCGCTTGGTTTGGACAATGTTTGATAGTGCTGTTGAGCTTACTCAGATTATACGGCAGAATGAATCTGAACAACAGCTGAGAGACGTGCTGATGTCACTAAGAAATTATACGACAACACCCCAGCAAATCCACTGGCTACAACAGTTTCAATGGCACAATCTCCGCATGTCGCATGGCCCAGAACTCCTTGCTAGGATGGATGAGCAAGGACTGTATGTATTTCCTACGCACCGTCTTGAATGGCAGCGTAATAAAACAAAGCTGCTTGAGTGTAACAGACAGCCAAACCACCCAGTGGCAAAGATCAAGGCAGTTGACAATGGCGGACATGCAGTAAAGGCCGACAGTAATAAGGCGGGAGGATTGTTACCTCTACTGTATCTTTGCCGTGACAGCAAAGTCATGCTGGTGGTTAACTTAAAGGCTGATTGGGGTTTGTACAATGGGGCAGTAGGCACAGTCGTAGATATTGTGTACAAAGATGGCCGCAGACCTACTGATGATCCTGTTCCTCTACCTGATGTGGTTCTGGTGAGGTTTCCAGGATACAGGGGGCCACCATACATTAATGAAGATCTGACAGTTGTGCCAATTGTACCGGTAAGTCGTTCCACTGAATGCACATGCCGATGCAAGCGTCTGCAGGTTCCATTGCGACTGGCATGGGGAACAACAATCCACAAATGCCAAGGGATGACTGTGGGCACCGGAGAAGCATTCAGGTATGTAGTGGTTCACCCTGGGGACCATGGCTTTGAAGCCAGAAACCCAGGAGCTCTATTTGTGGCATTGTCAAGAGCAAAATCGGCAGGTGGGGAAGGAAGAGATcctgattttgcttttcatgAGGATGTTCTGATAAACAAAACAGATTCAGACCTGTGGACACTCCAACTACAAGAGCTAGAGCAGTGGAGATTGAGAGACTGCATGTCTTAGCAACTCAGAGTGGACAGAGAAGGGTGTTAGCCCCAGCATATAGGGAGGAAACATTTCTCAGACTCGTAGAGTGGGCTCAATCACAAAGTCATCATTGAGACAATGCTGAATTAGTTGGATCATAAGTGTCTGATCTATGTGTTTTTCAAATACTCCATCTGGCTAACTCATAATTACCCTGACAATAGCCAATGATGTGGTGATGTTTCATTTCAAATGAAGGGCTGACGCCTGTTttgctgtaatcggtctaggtgactgaggaccttaGTGGTCAGGCATAACAATAAAAGGACCGTTATGCTGTAATTGGTCTAGGTGACCGAAgaccttagtggtcatg is a genomic window containing:
- the LOC140948964 gene encoding uncharacterized protein, with protein sequence MIMRKRALEQSRFFVDQQLGDPHITVADLQERLARGDTFTDKLLYFGANLRGTAQYWHQRRRELRALVEFMVNEKRGLPSFFMTGSCAEFYFPPLRRLLEEYILQTKGEEVNLAEDSNARFKAVQENTHVVVSYFDLRTQAYHEKVLKPVFGVSDYWYRYEFAKSRGQIHWHQLSWREDRQPHQLLHEAREDGCEEEEYAARLSQWADETFAMTALHPAGNEEEGQPRKNLWPPPEGTAEPISDDRDPLVKMLMQIAATQDAILEDHLLLVNRVGLHSCSDYCLRTPRHPEQGLQPRERVCRMEFGSEFHPGKKVHSNPEIVEDHNGAPRLEMPRDHPRVVQHSRYQLQSWRANGDVSLILSSSPPDNPSTDDIIAIIDYVCGYACKDSEPTGATSDLSKDMVNAVDAADADQVTGKSMCAKMLIKTVGRRDISGPEASFELSGLALWRCSRPFTYLSMSGSRRLERDGETATRSTPLDKYLARPRDEQCSWYHFASRNGNVPVVSGGSTHATWPLNEDYCRTMLLLHWPSWFDIQEVKGDAESWIDRFKDFFASDDCPTFVKAQVAKARRFADHPQEPVFEEDEEDDAVEAEEQPDWVGVYAGQNQIYEGVERDFDYDDGGEDYDWSSTRIILPEGEDPTKWLQESIKADDEQQTESADLDLPQHPLRLVVSGTAGTGKSYVIKCLQRLVRQVFEANDAIQVITPTGNAAYLVHGSTAHSFLGVPTGGRSGNELTVPTGPLLEKIQKKCENLKVLVGDERSMFGRTTMGWMEQHARYAVNKGANADELWGGIPVAVFMGDDVQLPPVCDTPVYTSDCRSAPSNHGRLVWTMFDSAVELTQIIRQNESEQQLRDVLMSLRNYTTTPQQIHWLQQFQWHNLRMSHGPELLARMDEQGLYVFPTHRLEWQRNKTKLLECNRQPNHPVAKIKAVDNGGHAVKADSNKAGGLLPLLYLCRDSKVMLVVNLKADWGLYNGAVGTVVDIVYKDGRRPTDDPVPLPDVVLVRFPGYRGPPYINEDLTVVPIVPVSRSTECTCRCKRLQVPLRLAWGTTIHKCQGMTVGTGEAFRYVVVHPGDHGFEARNPGALFVALSRAKSAGGEGRDPDFAFHEDVLINKTDSDLWTLQLQELEQWRLRDCMS